The Nilaparvata lugens isolate BPH unplaced genomic scaffold, ASM1435652v1 scaffold7717, whole genome shotgun sequence sequence CATTTTGTATTGAtcctgtatcatattgtgttggtactgtatcattttgtatgatactgtatcagatTGTGTTGGTActgtatatttttgtattgatactgtatcattttgtattgtactgtatcatattgtgttggtactgtatcattttgtattgatactgtatcatatgtgttggttactgtatcatatgttgttgtactgtatcattttgtatgatactgtatcatatggtgttggtactgtatcattttgtatgatactgtatcatattgtgttggtactgtatcattttgtattgatactgtatcattttgtattgatactgtatcatttgtgtgAACGGACATGTCTTCGAGCAAAGACACGTGAAATGCTTCCAACGGAAAACAGCTGGttgacagcagcttctaacatcaaagaatagtatattacgctacaagcacagaaagttagtgtttacggGAACATGTTATCCGAATaccgtaatagtatatttcgcacctagagcagaaaatgatatttttccggctcgaaatcggttttcaagtccgaggccgtaggccgaggactagaaaagattgagagccggaaaaacatttttgcacgtggtgcgaacgctatttttcgccacactacaggtattgctgacaaaataaataaagaatacttgttatcgtacctctatctcttgattttagtggtagaagatttgcagtcaggatttcagattcttttaaaatttcacttggaatatcacgggcgtcgtcatcttcaagcattttaaatcaaaagagacaataaatagatgaattgcatcagctgtgagtaggttacaccATGTGACCCACGAAGCCGCCTAACattttggcatcagctatataagaataataaattgaataagaatgtttcATGAGGGGGGGGGAACTTTGatgtctcatatctcaagaaccagacgtcgtagggtactcaaagtggggtggaaattttcgatctcaccctcctgaacacaatgcaccaccatatggcacagttgtccaaacacattttcaaaaaagttgGAATAGCAGTCTCACCTTTCCTAGTTCCATgctagcggctggaaagggtactctttccggcctcagccggaaagaaacctgttctgacgtcagacgagagtcgtttgcaaacaatgtctttcagatctacgtagggactggaaaacagctggtttctgtgcagtgtggcgaaaacaatAAATCAACccctggaaaattacaaattataatgatacagaAATAATTTTACCTCAAATGaagcagcgaagaaaaaattaacaataaaaaattgtagATGCAAAAACCCAACCTCGAAACAGTTTGTTTGAAGCCTTTCGATGTGTCGACTTAACAATTTATGACGTCATACACACTTGTTCTGTCgttaaagcctggttttcattagtagacttaagctcaactgacacttaggcgactgaggtggagaagagactggactctagtggagagcatgtgtttccaaatggtgacactcagaccagtcgattctagtctccgcgacgtcaccatttcaaaacacatgctctccactagagttgAGCCTTAAGTGCTTAGTTGTTCAGATAGGTTTCTTAAAATATTTGTAGATGCATTTCATGTATTTTggtgaatgaattgaatttgttaCTGTGATTTTAATAATGATACTGTGTTGTTAGGTTCGGAAGCAGCCGGTTGTGGGAATGGTGGGAGCCCTGCAGACGGGCAACACAAGGCGGATAGGGCGCAAAATCGAGGTGCAGTTGGTGAAAGGAGTTCACGGACTCGGATTTAGTATTACGACACGGGATAATCCTGCTGGAGGCAACTGTCCTATCTACATCAAGAATATACTGCCCAAGGTACGTTCTCTTACTCAATTtacaaacaattattatcaaacgaaaatcacaattaaatactgtaaatcaccccgaagattaAAACAAATATCCCAACTTAATGCTTTAAATAACCTCGAAGTcttcttaataatatttatatcggGCCACCAatcttcgctcgttatttatttattgataaacagaacacaatcctctaaaatgatcgtgtttatatttcacagctggctatacgtcagcttatgaatttcggggatgcgatattttgatgtttcacagaatcactcgctcacgtTTTACTATCCATAGACGACggaagtctcagctgtttcagccaaggatgaattatctttttaatgtcgttcagcgagtattcccaaggatgagacctagtgcaatcgaatttttatatcataaacctactatgttccaaatttcgcgaaaatcgttggagccgtttttgagatccgttgaacataaataaccagataattatataaatacagatattgctcgcttaatataataggataataattatcaaacgaaaatcacaattaaatattgtaaatcaccccgaagactttaaacaaaaatcccaattaaatactgtaaatcaccccgaagactaaacaaaaatcccaattTAATGCTGTAAATAACCCCGTagtcttaataataatatttttaatcaattaggattttaacaaatgcaatttccaattCATTTCCATCCGTCAATCTACaaagtttcattccattcatttccATAGTACAGTACTCGGTGACTTTGAAGcggcatataggcaaggtatggttcgcgggataatattcacggctttgcaaaaacatcaggcttcagagaccctatagtgaagtccacgttataatggcagggtttgattagcaatggtattgctatccttgtctatcattgaacaaatcggatggcgctatctcttcctcgcttttctctgttgccagatcgttttttaacaatgtagaatcaataattaacaaaatatttcatcttaattatgaagatattgaaaaatataatttcccacttgataaaatataattgattgttttaaaagtgaatgaacagttaatattatatcaataagcctgtatcagctaccgtctatagaaggcattgaaagacagaggttcggcaaccttgttcttctatctttctccacttccatcataacgtggacctcactgtagataAATAATCTGCTAGAATACTttagctgtgatgacacaaaaatgtattacgacATGTATGCATGCATGTCCTACCTTTAGTTTgtttcaccatagagaaaaaattgcatcagtagatatgccatggtatagggcgtttatgtcgcaacttttactgttatctcaagcccatagtcCATGTAGTTTTTTCACGtcaagctgtgtgacgctggtagtctctcatactgtgccgtttatacactcttacactcccagcaaaacagtaaaaatcgacagtaatcggcttgagataacagtaaaagttgcgacataaacgccctataccatggcatatctacttacactattgtttctctatgatccCACTCACTATATTTTCGTCATTCCAATCTCTTCAGTTGTATTTCTGGTCCGTTTTTGCTGATTGTGCATTGTTTCTACAGGGTGCGGCGGTTGAAGACGGACGTCTGCGGCCGGGCGACCGTCTGCTGGCGGTCGACGGCTGTCAGCTGACCGGGAAGACACAGGCTGAAGCCGTCGCTTTGCTGAGACAGGTGCCACCAATGCCACTTGCCTTATCACCGTGTTCCAGGCACGACCCCAACGAGAAGGATACCACTAACACCAACAGTAATAGTATGGTGagttattttttacaatattattatagaaaattcaaatttatttttcaaaaataaacccATACTAATGATAGACTGATTACTAGATATAATAAACTGTCTGGTCTGGAAGCTCCCTCCCCTAGAGTACACAGCTATTCAAAACAGGCTTGCTTTGCtcacctttttactttccttgccctattaccataggtaaggaaagtattgctttccgagaaaaattatggtaccccaatttctatacgtttcaaggccccctgaatccaaaaaaggggttttgggtattggtctgtgtgtgtgtgtgtgtgtgtgtgtgtgtgtgtgtgtgtgtgtggtgtgtgtggtgtgtgtgtgttgtgtgtgtgtgtgtgtgtgtgtgtgtgtgtgtgtgtggtgtgtgtgtgtggtgtgtgtgttgtgtgtgtgtgtgtgttgtgtgtgtgtgtgtgtggtgtgtgtgtgtggtgtgtgtgtgtgtggtgtgtgtgtgtgtggtgtgtgtgtgtgtgtgtgtgtgtgtgtgtgtgtgtgtgtgtgtgtgtgtgttgtgtgtgtgtgtgtgtgtgtgtgtggtgtgtgtgtgtggtgttgtgtgtgtgtgtgtgtgtgtgtgtgtgtgtctgtgtgtgtacatgatatctcatctcccaattaacggaatgacttgaaatttgggacttaaggtccttactataaggatccgacacgaacaatttcgataaaatgcaATTCAGGATgccggctaaaatggcgaaaatgatgtcaaaaatagggtttttcgtgattttctcggaaacggctccaacgattttgatcaaattcatacttaaaatagtcatcgataagctctatcaactgccacaagtctcatatctgtaaaaatttcaggagctccgccccatcaatgcagatcgattcccaattatcaggcttcagatacaattgaaacaaaaaaaatcaagtggagtagattgagcatgaaaatctctacaattaatgttcagtaacattttcacctaaaattgaaaataagctttaaattcgagaaaatgtgattattcaattgcaaattattgttgattctattaaatcattcactatgaagtgatagcagacctcatgtgtgtctccagcgctattgccctgtcaccagctgactcaaatctttgaatagtagacttgagatgcgcgggaacactagcgtcaggtgataaattttcataacggcaaggaaagttgtgtgagtgcgccacaccagattttgaaTAATTGCTGTTCCAGACataggctcaactgacacttaggcgattcaggtggagaagagactggactctagtggagagcatgtgtttccaaatggtgacactcagaccagtcgattctagtctccgcgacgtcaccatttcaaaacacatgctctcaactagagtccagtctcttctccacctcagtcgcctaagtgtcagttgagccttaGATAATTCTAGACTCTAATAATAtctatttaattcaaaatttgctcgtttttCTGAGCTTTGAAGAGTgtgaatttgtttttttataaatgaaaGTATCATATTGTATTCTACTTTTTGATTATGGagatgggacagttttgggcataagccggTTGTGTTTTTGCTCAtgtcaagtatttgtacacaatgtgatagaTAAGTAAGTaaaatgaggtccacgttataatggcagtatttgtttaacattgatgttgctatccttgtctatcattccataaagcagatagctctatccagttttgtttcaaatgatggtgttgtgtatcaagttgagatgatactgtatcatattgtcgaacaatAACTGCTATAGTTaagtacacgttataatgacagtatttgatcaacattagagttgctatccttgtctatcatttcatAAAGcaaatagctctatcctgttttgtttcaaattatggtgttgtgtatcaagttgagatgatactgtatcatattgtgtcgtgatagtgtatcatattgtcgaacactaatattgatatagtgaggtccacgttttaatgacagtatttgatcaacattagagttgctatccttgtctatc is a genomic window containing:
- the LOC111061848 gene encoding partitioning defective 3 homolog B, producing VRKQPVVGMVGALQTGNTRRIGRKIEVQLVKGVHGLGFSITTRDNPAGGNCPIYIKNILPKGAAVEDGRLRPGDRLLAVDGCQLTGKTQAEAVALLRQVPPMPLALSPCSRHDPNEKDTTNTNSNSMEVGQSPSKNQQRPVEVKSNQSANHSNQDSNSSGGSVHSKRVNDSKNNSSHSSNQDDSTNDSHSNLWKQKEIVTLYIPVHDTEKAGLGVSVKGKTSGGGGNSSPTTDLGIFIKNVLHGGAAS